A region from the Lolium perenne isolate Kyuss_39 chromosome 4, Kyuss_2.0, whole genome shotgun sequence genome encodes:
- the LOC127347230 gene encoding uncharacterized protein isoform X2, which produces MLFCVQPGEPVPPAMRRGRDSARRLASGGSSEGDGDRTPSPPHLRQPDPLPSPPPATGPKPLPTPHLQPHRLEAPPLAEWSASMIRSCTLPPSYPRFAFKIFSAPAATTIQNLGIARNKKRARIRTEKWSKGNQKEKVTNTVCSRLLPGLVQRFVKVPSSLQPHPKIMSNPRFSP; this is translated from the exons ATGCTATTCTGCGTCCAACCTGGGGAGCCTGTTCCACCAGCCATGAGGCGAGGAAGAGATTCCGCGAGGCGACTCGCGTCGGGTGGCAGCTCGGAGGGCGACGGCGACCGGACCCCCTCCCCTCCCCACCTCCGGCAACCGGACCCCCTCCCCTCCCCACCTCCGGCAACTGGACCCAAGCCCCTCCCCACCCCACACCTGCAACCGCATCGCCTCGAAGCTCCTCCCCTCGCCGAGTGGAGCGCCTCGATGATCCGGAGCTGTACTCTGCCACCATCGTACCCCCGGTTCGCCTTCAAGATCTTCTCTGCTCCGGCAGCAACGACG ATCCAGAATCTTGGTATAGCGAGGAACAAGAAACGAGCGAGGATTCGTACCGAG AAGTGGAGCAAGGGAAATCAAAAGGAGAAGGTTACCAACACTGTGTGTTCGAGATTGCTTCCAGGCTTAG TCCAGAGATTTGTGAAGGTTCCAAGTTCTCTCCAGCCTCACCCAAAGATCATGTCGAACCCTCGCTTTTCGCCTTAA